One genomic window of Boudabousia tangfeifanii includes the following:
- a CDS encoding Crp/Fnr family transcriptional regulator: MEVNVIAQVPLFAGLSEEDQIALRSMMGVVALRRGEVLFHEGDEGKRFYILMEGKLKLGHSSADGRENLLAIIGPGEVLGELSLFDLGARSTTATAISPSKLLYLEHADMVNFLEEHPGMAMHMLRALAIRLRRTNETLADLVFSDVPGRVAKALLDLAERFGARVEDGIHVPHDLTQEELAKLVGASRETVNKSLAEFVSRNWIRLEGRAVTLLDVERLKRRAR, translated from the coding sequence GTGGAAGTCAATGTTATTGCGCAGGTGCCGCTCTTTGCGGGGCTGAGCGAAGAAGATCAGATTGCACTTCGTTCCATGATGGGCGTTGTGGCCCTTCGTCGTGGTGAAGTGTTGTTCCATGAGGGTGATGAAGGCAAGCGCTTTTACATCCTAATGGAAGGCAAGTTGAAGTTGGGTCACTCCTCGGCTGACGGCCGCGAGAACCTGCTTGCCATCATTGGCCCTGGTGAAGTTTTGGGTGAATTGTCGTTGTTCGACTTGGGTGCCCGTTCCACCACAGCCACCGCCATTTCGCCTTCCAAGTTGTTGTACTTGGAGCACGCTGACATGGTGAATTTCTTGGAAGAACACCCCGGCATGGCCATGCACATGTTGCGCGCCTTGGCGATTCGTTTGCGTCGCACCAACGAAACCCTTGCCGACTTGGTCTTCTCAGACGTTCCTGGTCGTGTAGCAAAGGCTCTGCTCGATTTGGCAGAACGTTTCGGCGCTCGCGTGGAAGACGGCATTCACGTCCCACACGATTTGACCCAGGAAGAACTAGCCAAGTTGGTTGGCGCTTCTCGTGAAACCGTCAACAAGTCGTTGGCCGAGTTCGTTTCCCGTAACTGGATCCGCCTCGAAGGTCGCGCTGTGACCTTGTTGGATGTGGAGCGTTTGAAGCGTCGCGCTCGCTGA
- a CDS encoding transglycosylase domain-containing protein yields MSNGPTGKAALDKLVAYFLAFLGLSVLLGVVGAGLLLPATGALGLTARAGISSFETLPDEFEILPPSQQSVILADDDSVLARFYAEDRIIVPADQISDNMRHAIVAIEDRRFYQHHGVDGQGMIRAALSNVAKSSTQGASTLTQQLVKNTLIENGIQRGDQAAINQAKVQTVGRKLREANYALALEKKWSKDQILTRYLNIAPFGTSVYGVESASLHYFSTHAKDLTNAQAALLAGIVQSPYNYDPTRHPENAQNRRNVVAASMYKAGFIKKDEYESIVNTPVKDQLKITERTAGCAAAGNAAYFCQYVLADIMNNDAFGKTRGERRNLLMRGGLTIKSSLDRRMQNAAFTSITEQVPLGDPSNFKIALSAVEPRTGYIRAMAQNTQYGTPNETDKTRDFVSYNADNAHGGGLGRAPGSSFKTMTVGAWFMDNRSAYESAGGKFKWSRRDFQAHCPEASTDDWEVANAHGMSASATNIIRGTEQSINTTFAGMASKLGDLCKIRDFAMKVGAYDGQGNIPTFGPSAVIGANSVPPLYMARAYATLADNGKQCKLQSVLEVKDAQGKVLFTAKPECEQVIPEKVAKQVTLVLNKTNDSYRRYGYADIGRPAASKTGTTNNNTDGWLVGYTPQLSTAVWMGNSQGLVPMRDVNINGRWWREVFGADQPATAWARFMSIAMEGKPVEGFEQVSLGDRPKATPRKSKSSKKSKSKSKPAAPAPKPAPKP; encoded by the coding sequence ATGAGTAATGGTCCCACTGGAAAAGCAGCATTAGACAAGCTAGTTGCCTACTTCTTGGCGTTTTTGGGTTTGTCGGTGCTTTTGGGCGTGGTTGGTGCTGGTTTATTGTTGCCAGCCACTGGCGCCCTCGGTCTAACCGCCCGTGCTGGTATTAGTTCTTTTGAGACTTTGCCGGACGAGTTTGAGATTTTGCCGCCCTCGCAGCAGTCTGTGATTTTGGCTGATGATGATTCGGTTTTGGCTCGTTTCTACGCCGAAGACCGCATTATTGTTCCGGCCGATCAGATTTCTGACAATATGCGTCACGCAATCGTGGCGATTGAAGACCGTCGTTTTTATCAGCACCATGGGGTTGATGGCCAGGGCATGATTCGTGCCGCTTTGTCGAATGTCGCTAAGTCTTCGACTCAGGGCGCTTCGACTCTTACTCAGCAGTTGGTGAAGAATACGCTGATTGAGAACGGCATCCAACGTGGGGATCAGGCGGCGATTAATCAGGCGAAAGTGCAGACCGTTGGTCGTAAGCTACGTGAAGCCAATTACGCGCTCGCTTTGGAGAAGAAGTGGTCCAAGGACCAGATTTTGACTCGCTATTTGAATATTGCACCGTTCGGGACCTCAGTTTACGGTGTGGAGTCTGCCTCTTTGCATTACTTCTCTACTCACGCCAAAGATTTGACCAATGCCCAGGCAGCTTTGCTGGCTGGTATTGTGCAGTCTCCTTACAACTATGATCCGACTCGTCATCCAGAAAACGCACAAAATCGACGTAACGTAGTGGCCGCGTCGATGTACAAGGCGGGCTTTATTAAAAAAGACGAGTACGAATCGATCGTTAATACTCCGGTCAAGGATCAGTTGAAGATCACCGAGCGTACAGCCGGTTGTGCGGCTGCTGGAAACGCGGCCTACTTCTGCCAGTATGTTTTGGCTGACATCATGAATAATGACGCTTTCGGTAAGACTCGTGGCGAGCGTCGTAATCTGCTGATGCGTGGCGGTTTGACCATTAAGTCTTCACTCGATCGCCGCATGCAAAATGCCGCTTTCACCTCGATTACCGAGCAGGTTCCACTGGGCGATCCTTCAAACTTTAAGATTGCGCTTTCTGCGGTTGAACCTCGTACCGGTTATATTCGCGCAATGGCTCAAAATACTCAGTACGGCACCCCGAACGAGACTGATAAGACCCGCGACTTCGTTTCCTACAATGCGGATAACGCCCACGGTGGTGGTTTGGGCCGTGCCCCTGGTTCGTCTTTTAAGACGATGACTGTGGGTGCTTGGTTTATGGATAACCGTTCGGCCTACGAATCTGCTGGCGGTAAGTTTAAGTGGAGTCGCCGCGACTTCCAGGCTCACTGTCCAGAAGCCAGCACGGACGACTGGGAAGTGGCGAACGCGCACGGTATGAGCGCCAGCGCTACGAACATTATTCGTGGTACTGAACAGTCGATTAACACTACCTTTGCGGGCATGGCTTCTAAGCTTGGCGATCTTTGTAAGATTCGTGATTTTGCTATGAAGGTAGGCGCTTACGACGGCCAAGGCAATATTCCAACTTTTGGTCCGTCTGCGGTTATTGGCGCTAACTCTGTGCCACCGCTTTACATGGCTCGTGCTTATGCCACCTTGGCTGACAACGGCAAGCAGTGTAAGTTGCAGTCGGTTTTGGAAGTTAAGGATGCCCAGGGCAAGGTCTTGTTCACGGCGAAGCCCGAATGTGAACAGGTCATTCCGGAAAAGGTAGCCAAGCAAGTCACGTTGGTTCTTAACAAGACCAATGATTCTTACCGACGCTATGGTTATGCCGATATTGGTCGCCCAGCGGCTTCCAAGACTGGTACTACGAACAACAACACCGACGGTTGGTTAGTGGGTTACACCCCGCAGCTTTCTACCGCAGTTTGGATGGGTAACTCGCAAGGTTTGGTTCCGATGCGAGACGTCAACATTAACGGCCGCTGGTGGCGTGAAGTCTTCGGTGCGGATCAGCCAGCTACCGCTTGGGCACGTTTCATGTCGATTGCAATGGAAGGTAAGCCTGTCGAAGGATTTGAACAGGTTTCTCTGGGTGATCGTCCAAAGGCAACCCCAAGAAAGTCTAAGTCTTCGAAGAAGTCCAAGAGTAAGTCAAAGCCTGCTGCGCCAGCTCCTAAGCCGGCTCCTAAACCGTAA
- a CDS encoding CpaF family protein: protein MRKLLSRNRGTDTWIDLLAEDARLGFSAAKEPNLVVAASLGSRTNVTHTQTMPPPPPPNIPSSPIISTGDRQITFGRIATSGNTLNLDPVALTPIVSLPSQLVSQTESQKILRNNTQKVVKYSRQSIVPKEIPGNQVGEDSSAAMREHVPIVGDYLPTEKEEQPIGSGCISNEVGVSDLLPKNNEVARVERILGRQVNFAALPNDVASSLQFLTQLLTDNPQITDIMFGPQGLWVDGPAGLTQISKSFLTESLRLALGRRLALLAQARFDQAVPICDGSLTLGQFPLRLHAVLPPVAAKGILVSLRTAQPATWGWSELLKSETVPSAITPMLTMLVKKRANVFISGGTGSGKTTFLGAWLGQVPATQRIVIVEQVPEIQTIHPHALRLQEREKNLAGAGEVSLSDLVRAAMRMRPDRIVLGECRGAEVREVLSAMNTGHDGSAATIHANSAQGVPARLQALGAMAGLPSEAMAVQVLAGVDAIIHLARDPKTGARRVSELAVPKLEDGRLVAQLAWQTKAGVSGGVQGPGWHQLARTYLV from the coding sequence ATGCGGAAGTTACTTAGTAGAAATCGTGGTACTGATACCTGGATTGATTTGCTTGCCGAGGACGCCCGCTTGGGATTCTCGGCCGCTAAAGAGCCGAACTTGGTGGTGGCAGCAAGCCTGGGAAGCAGAACAAACGTGACGCATACGCAGACAATGCCCCCGCCTCCGCCACCAAATATCCCCAGTTCACCAATAATCTCGACTGGGGACCGACAAATTACTTTTGGCAGGATCGCTACTTCTGGAAATACGTTAAATCTTGATCCTGTTGCATTAACGCCAATCGTTTCTTTGCCATCTCAGCTTGTTTCCCAAACGGAATCTCAGAAGATTTTGCGGAACAATACTCAAAAAGTCGTGAAGTATTCGCGCCAAAGTATTGTTCCCAAGGAAATACCTGGAAATCAAGTAGGGGAAGATAGTTCTGCTGCCATGAGGGAACATGTGCCGATTGTAGGGGACTACCTTCCTACTGAAAAGGAAGAACAACCAATCGGTAGCGGGTGTATTTCCAACGAAGTTGGAGTTAGCGATTTACTACCGAAAAACAATGAGGTAGCCAGAGTAGAGCGTATTTTGGGGCGACAGGTCAACTTTGCGGCACTGCCAAATGATGTGGCCTCTAGTTTGCAGTTTTTGACTCAACTGTTGACAGATAACCCTCAGATTACGGATATTATGTTCGGTCCCCAGGGACTATGGGTTGATGGCCCTGCGGGACTTACGCAAATCAGTAAGAGTTTTCTTACAGAGTCTTTGCGTTTAGCGCTTGGGCGACGGTTAGCGCTTCTAGCCCAAGCTCGTTTTGATCAGGCGGTCCCTATCTGTGATGGATCCTTAACTTTGGGTCAATTTCCTTTGCGGCTTCATGCAGTTTTACCGCCGGTAGCGGCGAAAGGCATTTTGGTCAGTTTAAGAACTGCACAGCCGGCCACTTGGGGGTGGAGCGAATTGTTAAAGTCAGAAACTGTTCCCTCTGCGATCACCCCCATGCTGACGATGCTCGTGAAGAAACGAGCTAATGTGTTTATTTCCGGTGGCACGGGGAGTGGAAAAACCACATTTTTAGGTGCCTGGTTAGGGCAGGTTCCCGCCACACAAAGAATCGTGATTGTCGAACAGGTTCCAGAAATTCAAACTATTCATCCGCATGCACTACGTTTGCAGGAAAGAGAGAAGAACTTGGCAGGGGCCGGTGAAGTTAGTTTGAGTGATTTGGTGAGGGCGGCAATGCGGATGCGGCCAGATCGGATTGTCTTAGGTGAATGCCGTGGAGCAGAAGTAAGGGAGGTGCTTTCGGCTATGAATACCGGTCACGATGGCTCTGCCGCCACGATCCACGCTAATAGCGCTCAGGGGGTACCAGCACGATTACAGGCACTGGGAGCTATGGCCGGATTGCCCAGCGAGGCAATGGCAGTGCAGGTGCTAGCTGGGGTCGATGCCATTATTCACTTAGCTAGAGATCCCAAAACTGGAGCACGGCGGGTGAGCGAACTGGCAGTTCCTAAACTGGAGGACGGTCGCTTAGTGGCGCAGTTAGCCTGGCAGACGAAAGCTGGAGTTAGCGGTGGGGTACAAGGCCCTGGGTGGCACCAACTAGCCAGAACCTATTTGGTTTAG
- a CDS encoding DUF4177 domain-containing protein, with amino-acid sequence MTKWEYVTVPLLIHATKQILDQWGSQGWELVQVIPGPSGTENLVAYMKRPLED; translated from the coding sequence ATGACTAAATGGGAGTACGTAACAGTTCCGCTTTTGATCCATGCCACTAAACAGATTCTTGACCAATGGGGTTCCCAAGGTTGGGAATTAGTGCAGGTTATCCCAGGGCCTTCGGGCACTGAAAACCTAGTGGCCTACATGAAACGCCCTCTGGAGGACTAA
- a CDS encoding YbjN domain-containing protein encodes MSSKLAPLTLERVQQYLDQEELNYEVEEDGVIVFPYGSFIVWMAFVENQLEFASSWQGIFPSSERKTAETFIEKWNADNSTDQISLQADPEGDGLLVCTNGALSAEAVSDEVLDQFFAEQMTLAIRLCQQLDQDFPQFA; translated from the coding sequence ATGTCTTCAAAACTTGCTCCCCTAACACTCGAAAGAGTGCAGCAGTACCTCGACCAAGAAGAACTAAATTATGAAGTCGAAGAAGACGGCGTTATCGTTTTTCCCTATGGCAGCTTCATTGTTTGGATGGCTTTCGTTGAAAACCAGCTTGAATTCGCCAGCAGCTGGCAGGGTATTTTTCCGTCGTCTGAGCGCAAAACTGCTGAAACTTTCATCGAAAAATGGAATGCTGACAATAGCACAGACCAAATCAGTCTCCAAGCAGATCCCGAGGGCGATGGACTCCTCGTGTGTACCAATGGTGCTCTGTCAGCCGAAGCCGTCAGCGACGAGGTACTAGACCAGTTTTTCGCCGAACAAATGACTTTGGCCATCCGCTTGTGTCAGCAACTTGACCAAGATTTTCCTCAATTCGCCTAG
- a CDS encoding RidA family protein: MKISEKLAELGLELPAVAAPVAAYLPALKDGELVMTSGQLPLKDGELVATGVMGTADAPSVEEAAQAARQCALNAIAAAAEVAGGVDNLAAAIKVTGFVASAPDFNGQPQVINGASELLAEVFGSGHARSAVGVAALPLNASCEVEVTFRLA, encoded by the coding sequence ATGAAAATCTCTGAAAAACTAGCCGAACTTGGCCTAGAACTACCTGCAGTTGCCGCCCCGGTCGCTGCCTATTTGCCCGCTTTGAAAGATGGCGAACTCGTCATGACCTCCGGTCAGCTCCCCCTAAAGGATGGGGAACTTGTTGCCACCGGTGTCATGGGAACCGCCGACGCTCCAAGCGTTGAGGAAGCCGCTCAGGCCGCTCGCCAGTGTGCGCTTAACGCCATCGCTGCTGCCGCTGAAGTTGCTGGGGGAGTTGATAACCTCGCTGCCGCCATCAAAGTCACCGGCTTTGTTGCTTCTGCCCCAGACTTCAACGGCCAGCCACAGGTCATCAACGGAGCCAGCGAACTCCTTGCCGAAGTCTTCGGCTCGGGTCACGCCCGTTCCGCAGTTGGCGTTGCTGCTCTGCCGCTAAACGCCTCGTGCGAGGTCGAAGTAACTTTCCGACTCGCCTGA
- the nth gene encoding endonuclease III: MSPAKRRKKTPSAPVEPVLDALAQRYPHPECALIHRNPFELLVATILSAQTTDERVNTVTPGLFAAYPDAATLAKANLVDLQEIVRPLGFWRRRASQLLELGQILDAEYGGEVPQESELLEQLPGVGRKTANVVRGNCFNQPAITVDTHVGRLARRWGWTESKNPVVAEKDLAKIWPAPELTDICHRVILFGREVCHSRGPECEVCPILQFCPQIGVANS, encoded by the coding sequence ATGAGCCCCGCGAAGCGACGAAAAAAGACTCCAAGCGCTCCGGTAGAACCGGTTTTAGATGCCTTAGCGCAGCGTTATCCGCACCCAGAATGCGCCTTGATTCATCGCAATCCTTTCGAACTTTTGGTAGCCACAATCCTTTCAGCGCAGACTACTGACGAGCGAGTAAATACGGTTACGCCCGGTTTGTTTGCGGCCTATCCAGATGCAGCCACACTGGCGAAAGCTAACTTGGTGGACTTGCAAGAAATTGTGCGTCCGCTCGGATTTTGGCGCCGTCGAGCCTCGCAACTGTTGGAACTAGGCCAAATTTTGGATGCCGAGTACGGGGGAGAGGTGCCGCAAGAGTCTGAATTGTTGGAGCAATTGCCTGGGGTTGGTCGTAAGACTGCGAACGTTGTCCGAGGCAATTGTTTCAACCAGCCGGCAATCACAGTTGATACGCATGTTGGTAGATTGGCTCGCCGCTGGGGATGGACGGAAAGTAAAAATCCGGTTGTTGCCGAAAAGGATCTGGCGAAGATTTGGCCGGCCCCTGAACTCACCGACATTTGTCATCGAGTAATTTTGTTCGGACGCGAGGTTTGCCATTCCCGCGGACCTGAATGTGAAGTTTGTCCCATTTTGCAGTTTTGTCCGCAGATCGGTGTGGCGAATAGTTAG